Proteins from one Impatiens glandulifera chromosome 2, dImpGla2.1, whole genome shotgun sequence genomic window:
- the LOC124923635 gene encoding E3 ubiquitin-protein ligase BOI-like, whose product MLQQQMNQQFTSIFANASLLMKQKDDEIIMANIKSMELQQLLKKMEMENQELQKMAMHNELIVVSLRNTLSQIEDQENAHDICEDAGSCCQDSRSQSQSQSRDIGICRRCNSYISSVIFLPCRHLCSCYACEPFMSSCPVCNLPKKTSIPVFI is encoded by the coding sequence ATGTTACAACAACAAATGAACCAACAGTTTACATCAATCTTCGCAAATGCATCCCTATTAATGAAACAAAAGGACGATGAAATTATTATGGCAAATATCAAGTCTATGGAGCTTCAACAACTCTTGAAGAAAATGGAGATGGAGAATCAAGAATTACAGAAAATGGCCATGCATAATGAACTAATTGTCGTTTCACTCAGAAATACACTTTCTCAAATTGAAGATCAGGAAAACGCTCATGATATTTGTGAAGACGCAGGATCTTGCTGTCAAGATAGTAGATCGCAATCGCAATCGCAATCGCGTGATATTGGGATTTGCAGAAGATGTAATTCCTACATTTCCTCTGTTATCTTTCTTCCTTGTAGACATCTATGTTCTTGTTATGCTTGTGAACCTTTCATGAGTTCTTGTCCTGTTTGTAATCTTCCAAAGAAAACCAGCATACcagtttttatttga